From the Solanum stenotomum isolate F172 chromosome 4, ASM1918654v1, whole genome shotgun sequence genome, one window contains:
- the LOC125862904 gene encoding aquaporin TIP2-1-like, whose translation MPCIAFGRFDDSFSLGSIKAYIAEFISTLLFVFAGVGSAIAYNKVTADAALDPSGLVAVAVCHGFTLFVAVAIAANISGGHVNPAVTFGLALGGQITVLTGLFYWIAQLLGAIVASYLLKVVTGGMAVPIHGVAAGVGAAEGVVMEIIITFALVYTVYATAADPKKGALGTIAPIAIGFIVGANILAAGPFSGGSMNPARSFGPAVVSGNFAGIWIYWVGPLVGGGLAGLIYSNVFMNHEHTPLSGDF comes from the exons ATGCCTTGCATAGCTTTTGGACGATTTGATGATTCATTCAGCTTAGGATCTATTAAGGCCTACATTGCTGAATTCATCTCTACTTTACTCTTTGTCTTCGCCGGAGTTGGTTCCGCTATTGCTTACA ACAAGGTGACAGCTGATGCTGCTCTTGATCCGTCTGGGCTTGTAGCTGTTGCAGTTTGCCATGGATTCACGCTCTTCGTGGCAGTTGCCATTGCTGCTAATATCTCCGGTGGTCACGTAAACCCTGCTGTCACTTTCGGATTGGCTCTTGGTGGCCAAATTACCGTTCTCACCGGTCTCTTTTACTGGATTGCTCAACTTTTGGGTGCCATTGTTGCTTCTTACCTCCTCAAAGTTGTCACCGGAGGAATG GCGGTTCCAATCCACGGTGTGGCTGCTGGAGTAGGAGCTGCTGAAGGAGTGGTGATGGAAATAATCATTACATTTGCTTTGGTGTACACAGTGTACGCCACAGCAGCTGACCCGAAGAAGGGTGCATTGGGTACCATTGCACCCATTGCTATCGGTTTCATTGTTGGTGCTAATATTTTAGCTGCAGGCCCGTTCTCTGGCGGTTCAATGAACCCAGCCCGTTCATTTGGACCTGCTGTGGTTAGTGGAAACTTTGCTGGTATTTGGATTTACTGGGTTGGACCACTTGTTGGTGGTGGGTTAGCTGGTCTTATCTACAGTAATGTGTTCATGAACCATGAACATACACCTCTATCGGGCGATTTCTAA
- the LOC125863227 gene encoding uncharacterized protein LOC125863227 isoform X3 — MDDVDRLFECFKCGISPPQSAIRERKKGKQTVKQNDTLEKLSTSSDIFSSRSKGKVQNATDVELCLQNTSSSTTKIQSLKKGSQFSPLVFYGSPHGVPPKRPARLLRLLNEIRVDFNEQNKLSQDIWATFPRQDEAMKYAKEQTDARVFSYQDHVNGQRRFLVSTYKEFWRRYKTMNPKFRHHYEVIQEGLPCHLYFDLEFNKRENADKNEDEMVDLLIQVIFDAVKEKYSLEGNNDWVVELDSSNAEKFSRHLIIRFPKAAFKDNSHAGAFVTEICSRISSISEHDGRFRKLFVSKDSSSTDIPFQLFVDKAVYSRNRCFRLALSSKAGKSSVLLPSGRFKCKDMSEEEVFMASLICNMDADFEKLLICTVDLDCMKALQFDTESTRSFRQHSAVSLNVDLNACTSDDPSKTYLTGKSPFPYLDVFVESVASIGNIPGKIRSWYWFSEFALMVYSMSRNRFCERIGRQHKSNHVMYVVDLQRGVYYQKCYDPDCRGYRSPLRPVPDNVIPHSSISFNLPGHNMDEEQPTVTSDTSIFSSCKKEWWLEAVRVADSIENVQKALDLTEDETCEEDEWWMAVEETAYQTELSYFGKA, encoded by the exons ATGGACGACGTTGATCGCTTATTTGAATGCTTCAAATGCGGCATTTCTCCCCCTC AATCAGCgataagagaaaggaaaaaggGAAAGCAGACAGTGAAGCAAAATGATACATTGGAAAAGCTATCAACATCTTCTGATATCTTTTCATCAAGATCAAAGGGAAAGGTCCAAAATGCAACAGATGTTGAGCTCTGCCTACAAAAT ACCAGTTCATCAACAACAAAGATACAAAGTCTTAAGAAGGGATCACAGTTCTCTCCCCTTGTGTTTTATGGTTCTCCACATGGAGTTCCTCCAAAAAGACCAGCTCGTTTGTTGCGGCTGTTGAATGAAATCCGTGTAGATTTTAACGAGCAAAATAAATTAAG TCAAGATATATGGGCCACATTTCCAAGGCAAGATGAAGCGATGAAGTATGCAAAAGAGCAAACTGATGCTCGTGTTTTCAGTTACCAGGATCATGTGAATGGTCAAAGAAGATTCCTCGTGTCCACATATAAAGAGTTCTGGAGAAG GTACAAAACTATGAATCCTAAATTTCGGCACCACTATGAAGTTATCCAGGAG GGACTGCCATGCCATCTCTACTTTGATCTGGAGTTCAACAAGAGAGAGAATGCGGATAAAAATGAAGATGAAATGGTTGACCTTCTTATACAGGTCATCTTTGATGCAGTCAAGGAAAAGTACAGTCTTGAAGGAAACAATGATTGGGTTGTGGAGCTCGATTCCTCCAATGCAG AAAAATTTTCTCGTCATTTAATAATCCGATTTCCGAAAGCTGCTTTCAAGGACAACTCGCATGCAGGTGCATTTGTTACAGAG ATATGTTCAAGGATCAGTAGCATAAGTGAACATGATGGAAGATTTAGAAAGCTTTTTGTCTCAAAGGATTCAAGCTCAACTGATATTCCATTTCAGCTGTTTGTGGATAAAGCTGTCTACTCTAGAAATCGCTGCTTTCGCCTAGCCTTGTCGTCTAAAGCAGGGAAGAGTTCTGTGCTTCTTCCAAGTGGACGTTTTAAATGTAAGGACATG TCTGAGGAAGAAGTCTTTATGGCATCCTTGATTTGCAATATGGATGCTGATTTCGAGAAGCTACTGATCTGCACAGTGGATCTAGATTGTATGAAGGCCCTTCAATTTGATACAGAG AGTACCAGGAGTTTCCGACAGCATTCTGCTGTTTCATTGAATGTTGACCTAAATGCTTGTACAAGTGATGATCCTTCAAAAACTTATTTGACGGGAAAATCACCGTTCCCATATCTGGATGTGTTTGTAGAGTCTGTTGCTTCAATTGGAAATATACCAG GAAAAATCCGAAGTTGGTATTGGTTCTCTGAGTTTGCATTGATGGTTTACAGCATGTCTAGGAATAGATTCTGTGAAAGAATTGGCAGACAGCATAAAAGCAATCATG TTATGTACGTAGTTGATCTGCAAAGAGGTGTTTATTATCAGAAATGCTATGATCCTGATTGCAGAG GCTATCGATCTCCCTTGCGACCTGTCCCTGATAATGTTATACCTCATTCATCCATTTCCTTCAATCTGCCTGGACATAATATGGACGAGGAGCAGCCAACTGTAACCAGTGACACAAGCATTTTCAGCAGCTGCAAGAAAGAATGGTGGCTTGAAGCCGTAAGAGTTGCAGACAGCATTGAGAATGTACAGAAAGCATTGGATCTTACTGAG GACGAAACATGTGAAGAAGATGAGTGGTGGATGGCTGTTGAAGAGACTGCATACCAGACCGAGCTATCGTACTTTGGAAAAGCCTAG
- the LOC125863227 gene encoding uncharacterized protein LOC125863227 isoform X4, translated as MIHWKSYQHLLISFHQDQRERSKMQQMLSSAYKISSTTKIQSLKKGSQFSPLVFYGSPHGVPPKRPARLLRLLNEIRVDFNEQNKLSQDIWATFPRQDEAMKYAKEQTDARVFSYQDHVNGQRRFLVSTYKEFWRRYKTMNPKFRHHYEVIQEGLPCHLYFDLEFNKRENADKNEDEMVDLLIQVIFDAVKEKYSLEGNNDWVVELDSSNAEKFSRHLIIRFPKAAFKDNSHAGAFVTEICSRISSISEHDGRFRKLFVSKDSSSTDIPFQLFVDKAVYSRNRCFRLALSSKAGKSSVLLPSGRFKCKDMSEEEVFMASLICNMDADFEKLLICTVDLDCMKALQFDTESTRSFRQHSAVSLNVDLNACTSDDPSKTYLTGKSPFPYLDVFVESVASIGNIPGKIRSWYWFSEFALMVYSMSRNRFCERIGRQHKSNHVMYVVDLQRGVYYQKCYDPDCRGYRSPLRPVPDNVIPHSSISFNLPGHNMDEEQPTVTSDTSIFSSCKKEWWLEAVRVADSIENVQKALDLTEQDETCEEDEWWMAVEETAYQTELSYFGKA; from the exons ATGATACATTGGAAAAGCTATCAACATCTTCTGATATCTTTTCATCAAGATCAAAGGGAAAGGTCCAAAATGCAACAGATGTTGAGCTCTGCCTACAAAAT TTCATCAACAACAAAGATACAAAGTCTTAAGAAGGGATCACAGTTCTCTCCCCTTGTGTTTTATGGTTCTCCACATGGAGTTCCTCCAAAAAGACCAGCTCGTTTGTTGCGGCTGTTGAATGAAATCCGTGTAGATTTTAACGAGCAAAATAAATTAAG TCAAGATATATGGGCCACATTTCCAAGGCAAGATGAAGCGATGAAGTATGCAAAAGAGCAAACTGATGCTCGTGTTTTCAGTTACCAGGATCATGTGAATGGTCAAAGAAGATTCCTCGTGTCCACATATAAAGAGTTCTGGAGAAG GTACAAAACTATGAATCCTAAATTTCGGCACCACTATGAAGTTATCCAGGAG GGACTGCCATGCCATCTCTACTTTGATCTGGAGTTCAACAAGAGAGAGAATGCGGATAAAAATGAAGATGAAATGGTTGACCTTCTTATACAGGTCATCTTTGATGCAGTCAAGGAAAAGTACAGTCTTGAAGGAAACAATGATTGGGTTGTGGAGCTCGATTCCTCCAATGCAG AAAAATTTTCTCGTCATTTAATAATCCGATTTCCGAAAGCTGCTTTCAAGGACAACTCGCATGCAGGTGCATTTGTTACAGAG ATATGTTCAAGGATCAGTAGCATAAGTGAACATGATGGAAGATTTAGAAAGCTTTTTGTCTCAAAGGATTCAAGCTCAACTGATATTCCATTTCAGCTGTTTGTGGATAAAGCTGTCTACTCTAGAAATCGCTGCTTTCGCCTAGCCTTGTCGTCTAAAGCAGGGAAGAGTTCTGTGCTTCTTCCAAGTGGACGTTTTAAATGTAAGGACATG TCTGAGGAAGAAGTCTTTATGGCATCCTTGATTTGCAATATGGATGCTGATTTCGAGAAGCTACTGATCTGCACAGTGGATCTAGATTGTATGAAGGCCCTTCAATTTGATACAGAG AGTACCAGGAGTTTCCGACAGCATTCTGCTGTTTCATTGAATGTTGACCTAAATGCTTGTACAAGTGATGATCCTTCAAAAACTTATTTGACGGGAAAATCACCGTTCCCATATCTGGATGTGTTTGTAGAGTCTGTTGCTTCAATTGGAAATATACCAG GAAAAATCCGAAGTTGGTATTGGTTCTCTGAGTTTGCATTGATGGTTTACAGCATGTCTAGGAATAGATTCTGTGAAAGAATTGGCAGACAGCATAAAAGCAATCATG TTATGTACGTAGTTGATCTGCAAAGAGGTGTTTATTATCAGAAATGCTATGATCCTGATTGCAGAG GCTATCGATCTCCCTTGCGACCTGTCCCTGATAATGTTATACCTCATTCATCCATTTCCTTCAATCTGCCTGGACATAATATGGACGAGGAGCAGCCAACTGTAACCAGTGACACAAGCATTTTCAGCAGCTGCAAGAAAGAATGGTGGCTTGAAGCCGTAAGAGTTGCAGACAGCATTGAGAATGTACAGAAAGCATTGGATCTTACTGAG CAGGACGAAACATGTGAAGAAGATGAGTGGTGGATGGCTGTTGAAGAGACTGCATACCAGACCGAGCTATCGTACTTTGGAAAAGCCTAG
- the LOC125863227 gene encoding uncharacterized protein LOC125863227 isoform X2, producing MDDVDRLFECFKCGISPPQSAIRERKKGKQTVKQNDTLEKLSTSSDIFSSRSKGKVQNATDVELCLQNTSSSTTKIQSLKKGSQFSPLVFYGSPHGVPPKRPARLLRLLNEIRVDFNEQNKLSQDIWATFPRQDEAMKYAKEQTDARVFSYQDHVNGQRRFLVSTYKEFWRRYKTMNPKFRHHYEVIQEGLPCHLYFDLEFNKRENADKNEDEMVDLLIQVIFDAVKEKYSLEGNNDWVVELDSSNAEKFSRHLIIRFPKAAFKDNSHAGAFVTEICSRISSISEHDGRFRKLFVSKDSSSTDIPFQLFVDKAVYSRNRCFRLALSSKAGKSSVLLPSGRFKCKDMSEEEVFMASLICNMDADFEKLLICTVDLDCMKALQFDTESTRSFRQHSAVSLNVDLNACTSDDPSKTYLTGKSPFPYLDVFVESVASIGNIPGKIRSWYWFSEFALMVYSMSRNRFCERIGRQHKSNHVMYVVDLQRGVYYQKCYDPDCRGYRSPLRPVPDNVIPHSSISFNLPGHNMDEEQPTVTSDTSIFSSCKKEWWLEAVRVADSIENVQKALDLTEQDETCEEDEWWMAVEETAYQTELSYFGKA from the exons AATCAGCgataagagaaaggaaaaaggGAAAGCAGACAGTGAAGCAAAATGATACATTGGAAAAGCTATCAACATCTTCTGATATCTTTTCATCAAGATCAAAGGGAAAGGTCCAAAATGCAACAGATGTTGAGCTCTGCCTACAAAAT ACCAGTTCATCAACAACAAAGATACAAAGTCTTAAGAAGGGATCACAGTTCTCTCCCCTTGTGTTTTATGGTTCTCCACATGGAGTTCCTCCAAAAAGACCAGCTCGTTTGTTGCGGCTGTTGAATGAAATCCGTGTAGATTTTAACGAGCAAAATAAATTAAG TCAAGATATATGGGCCACATTTCCAAGGCAAGATGAAGCGATGAAGTATGCAAAAGAGCAAACTGATGCTCGTGTTTTCAGTTACCAGGATCATGTGAATGGTCAAAGAAGATTCCTCGTGTCCACATATAAAGAGTTCTGGAGAAG GTACAAAACTATGAATCCTAAATTTCGGCACCACTATGAAGTTATCCAGGAG GGACTGCCATGCCATCTCTACTTTGATCTGGAGTTCAACAAGAGAGAGAATGCGGATAAAAATGAAGATGAAATGGTTGACCTTCTTATACAGGTCATCTTTGATGCAGTCAAGGAAAAGTACAGTCTTGAAGGAAACAATGATTGGGTTGTGGAGCTCGATTCCTCCAATGCAG AAAAATTTTCTCGTCATTTAATAATCCGATTTCCGAAAGCTGCTTTCAAGGACAACTCGCATGCAGGTGCATTTGTTACAGAG ATATGTTCAAGGATCAGTAGCATAAGTGAACATGATGGAAGATTTAGAAAGCTTTTTGTCTCAAAGGATTCAAGCTCAACTGATATTCCATTTCAGCTGTTTGTGGATAAAGCTGTCTACTCTAGAAATCGCTGCTTTCGCCTAGCCTTGTCGTCTAAAGCAGGGAAGAGTTCTGTGCTTCTTCCAAGTGGACGTTTTAAATGTAAGGACATG TCTGAGGAAGAAGTCTTTATGGCATCCTTGATTTGCAATATGGATGCTGATTTCGAGAAGCTACTGATCTGCACAGTGGATCTAGATTGTATGAAGGCCCTTCAATTTGATACAGAG AGTACCAGGAGTTTCCGACAGCATTCTGCTGTTTCATTGAATGTTGACCTAAATGCTTGTACAAGTGATGATCCTTCAAAAACTTATTTGACGGGAAAATCACCGTTCCCATATCTGGATGTGTTTGTAGAGTCTGTTGCTTCAATTGGAAATATACCAG GAAAAATCCGAAGTTGGTATTGGTTCTCTGAGTTTGCATTGATGGTTTACAGCATGTCTAGGAATAGATTCTGTGAAAGAATTGGCAGACAGCATAAAAGCAATCATG TTATGTACGTAGTTGATCTGCAAAGAGGTGTTTATTATCAGAAATGCTATGATCCTGATTGCAGAG GCTATCGATCTCCCTTGCGACCTGTCCCTGATAATGTTATACCTCATTCATCCATTTCCTTCAATCTGCCTGGACATAATATGGACGAGGAGCAGCCAACTGTAACCAGTGACACAAGCATTTTCAGCAGCTGCAAGAAAGAATGGTGGCTTGAAGCCGTAAGAGTTGCAGACAGCATTGAGAATGTACAGAAAGCATTGGATCTTACTGAG CAGGACGAAACATGTGAAGAAGATGAGTGGTGGATGGCTGTTGAAGAGACTGCATACCAGACCGAGCTATCGTACTTTGGAAAAGCCTAG
- the LOC125863227 gene encoding uncharacterized protein LOC125863227 isoform X1: MDDVDRLFECFKCGISPPQSAIRERKKGKQTVKQNDTLEKLSTSSDIFSSRSKGKVQNATDVELCLQNTSSSTTKIQSLKKGSQFSPLVFYGSPHGVPPKRPARLLRLLNEIRVDFNEQNKLSQDIWATFPRQDEAMKYAKEQTDARVFSYQDHVNGQRRFLVSTYKEFWRRYKTMNPKFRHHYEVIQEGLPCHLYFDLEFNKRENADKNEDEMVDLLIQVIFDAVKEKYSLEGNNDWVVELDSSNAEKFSRHLIIRFPKAAFKDNSHAGAFVTEICSRISSISEHDGRFRKLFVSKDSSSTDIPFQLFVDKAVYSRNRCFRLALSSKAGKSSVLLPSGRFKCKDMSEEEVFMASLICNMDADFEKLLICTVDLDCMKALQFDTESTRSFRQHSAVSLNVDLNACTSDDPSKTYLTGKSPFPYLDVFVESVASIGNIPGKIRSWYWFSEFALMVYSMSRNRFCERIGRQHKSNHVMYVVDLQRGVYYQKCYDPDCRGYRSPLRPVPDNVIPHSSISFNLPGHNMDEEQPTVTSDTSIFSSCKKEWWLEAVRVADSIENVQKALDLTEQDETCEEDEWWMAVEETAYQTELSYFGKA, translated from the exons ATGGACGACGTTGATCGCTTATTTGAATGCTTCAAATGCGGCATTTCTCCCCCTC AATCAGCgataagagaaaggaaaaaggGAAAGCAGACAGTGAAGCAAAATGATACATTGGAAAAGCTATCAACATCTTCTGATATCTTTTCATCAAGATCAAAGGGAAAGGTCCAAAATGCAACAGATGTTGAGCTCTGCCTACAAAAT ACCAGTTCATCAACAACAAAGATACAAAGTCTTAAGAAGGGATCACAGTTCTCTCCCCTTGTGTTTTATGGTTCTCCACATGGAGTTCCTCCAAAAAGACCAGCTCGTTTGTTGCGGCTGTTGAATGAAATCCGTGTAGATTTTAACGAGCAAAATAAATTAAG TCAAGATATATGGGCCACATTTCCAAGGCAAGATGAAGCGATGAAGTATGCAAAAGAGCAAACTGATGCTCGTGTTTTCAGTTACCAGGATCATGTGAATGGTCAAAGAAGATTCCTCGTGTCCACATATAAAGAGTTCTGGAGAAG GTACAAAACTATGAATCCTAAATTTCGGCACCACTATGAAGTTATCCAGGAG GGACTGCCATGCCATCTCTACTTTGATCTGGAGTTCAACAAGAGAGAGAATGCGGATAAAAATGAAGATGAAATGGTTGACCTTCTTATACAGGTCATCTTTGATGCAGTCAAGGAAAAGTACAGTCTTGAAGGAAACAATGATTGGGTTGTGGAGCTCGATTCCTCCAATGCAG AAAAATTTTCTCGTCATTTAATAATCCGATTTCCGAAAGCTGCTTTCAAGGACAACTCGCATGCAGGTGCATTTGTTACAGAG ATATGTTCAAGGATCAGTAGCATAAGTGAACATGATGGAAGATTTAGAAAGCTTTTTGTCTCAAAGGATTCAAGCTCAACTGATATTCCATTTCAGCTGTTTGTGGATAAAGCTGTCTACTCTAGAAATCGCTGCTTTCGCCTAGCCTTGTCGTCTAAAGCAGGGAAGAGTTCTGTGCTTCTTCCAAGTGGACGTTTTAAATGTAAGGACATG TCTGAGGAAGAAGTCTTTATGGCATCCTTGATTTGCAATATGGATGCTGATTTCGAGAAGCTACTGATCTGCACAGTGGATCTAGATTGTATGAAGGCCCTTCAATTTGATACAGAG AGTACCAGGAGTTTCCGACAGCATTCTGCTGTTTCATTGAATGTTGACCTAAATGCTTGTACAAGTGATGATCCTTCAAAAACTTATTTGACGGGAAAATCACCGTTCCCATATCTGGATGTGTTTGTAGAGTCTGTTGCTTCAATTGGAAATATACCAG GAAAAATCCGAAGTTGGTATTGGTTCTCTGAGTTTGCATTGATGGTTTACAGCATGTCTAGGAATAGATTCTGTGAAAGAATTGGCAGACAGCATAAAAGCAATCATG TTATGTACGTAGTTGATCTGCAAAGAGGTGTTTATTATCAGAAATGCTATGATCCTGATTGCAGAG GCTATCGATCTCCCTTGCGACCTGTCCCTGATAATGTTATACCTCATTCATCCATTTCCTTCAATCTGCCTGGACATAATATGGACGAGGAGCAGCCAACTGTAACCAGTGACACAAGCATTTTCAGCAGCTGCAAGAAAGAATGGTGGCTTGAAGCCGTAAGAGTTGCAGACAGCATTGAGAATGTACAGAAAGCATTGGATCTTACTGAG CAGGACGAAACATGTGAAGAAGATGAGTGGTGGATGGCTGTTGAAGAGACTGCATACCAGACCGAGCTATCGTACTTTGGAAAAGCCTAG